The proteins below come from a single Elgaria multicarinata webbii isolate HBS135686 ecotype San Diego chromosome 11, rElgMul1.1.pri, whole genome shotgun sequence genomic window:
- the LOC134405913 gene encoding vomeronasal type-2 receptor 26-like gives MNCLTIDPAPLAFESYQSGDFIIGGMVSQICTFSPAFNFKECPWQEFSEFRMVVTKFYQHILALDFAVNEINKNPKILPNVTLGFHIYDSYNDAQMTYRTTLDLLFKSHRFVPNYECDANKKLIAIIGALAFDASLHMAKLLNIYKIPQLTYGSYAQAESEMMQFPSFYRMVPNEFHQYKGIIRLFKYFGWTWVGLFVVDDDQGERFLQAFEPLLSENGICSDFTIPIPARRSINTKPSIGNFIANNYYRLINFGKSKIFVIYGEIYILMHMYYHLYEIEIPEHKENIFVGKVWIITAQIDFILADVSRDSNLQVFQGAIYFKIHSNELFGFEKFLQMLKPDWSKADDFLELFWEQAFDCSFPDPLVPYKVSGRCTGEERLENLPAHAFEMPMTGHSYSIYNAAYAAAHALHALCSSRANHRGMVGAKSVELKNLQPWQILPISVCSDSCQPGYRKTKVEGKKFCCYDCNRCPKGKISNQTSPDDCSECPEDLYPNKDQDECIPKVISFLSFEEPLGKSLASIAVSFSLITILVLHTFIKHRDTPIVKANNRGLTYTLLISLLLCFLSSLLFLGKPEKLTCLLQQPVFGLIFSVAVSCVLAKTITVVVAFMANKPGSTMRKWVGKRLATSIVLSCSLIQVGICVVWLTTSPPFLDLDMQSVPEEITMQCHVGSAIMFYLVLGYMALLSIISFSVAFLARNLPDTFNESKFITFSMLMFCSVWLSFFPAYLSTKGKYMVAVEIFSILASSAGLLGCIFSPKCYILLFKPELNNRELIMGRKN, from the exons ATGAATTGTCTCACTATTGATCCTGCCCCTCTTGCATTTGAGTCTTATCAGTCAGGGGACTTCATTATCGGTGGGATGGTTTCTCAGATTTGTACCTTTTCCCCAGCATTTAATTTCAAGGAATGTCCTTGGCAGGAGTTCTCTGAATTCAGAAT GGTGgtgacaaagttctaccagcacatcTTGGCCTTGGATTTTGCTGTCAATGAGATCAATAAGAATCCCAAGATCTTACCGAATGTCACACTTggattccacatctatgacagctacaaCGATGCTCAGATGACCTATCGTACCACCCTGGACCTTCTCTTCAAATCCCACAGATTTGTCCCCAACTATGAATGCGATGCCAACAAAAAACTAATAGCCATCATTGGGGCACTTGCCTTTGATGCCTCACTACACATGGCAAAACTATTAAAtatctacaagattccacag CTCACCTATGGCTCATATGCCCAAGCAGAGAGTGAAATGATGCAGTTCCCCTCTTTTTACCGCATGGTTCCAAATGAATTCCACCAGTATAAGGGAATTATCCGCTTGTTTAAGTATTTCGGATGGACGTGGGTTGGGCTCTTTGTGGTGGATGATGATCAAGGAGAACGTTTCCTGCAGGCCTTTGAGCCATTGCTTTCCGAGAATGGAATCTGTTCAGACTTCACAATACCAATCCCTGCCCGAAGAAGTATTAACACTAAACCAAGTATAGGAAATTTTATAGCCAATAATTATTACAGGCTTATCAATTTTGGGAAATCTAAAATATTTGTCATCTATGGTGAAATATATATCTTAATGCATATGTATTATCATTTATATGAAATAGAAATTCCTGAACATAAGGAAAATATATTTGTTGGAAAGGTATGGATTATAACAGCCCAGATTGATTTTATACTAGCAGATGTAAGCCGGGATTCCAATTTGCAAGTGTTCCAAGGTGCCATATACTTCAAGATTCACTCAAATGAACTTTTTGGGTTTGAGAAGTTTCTTCAGATGCTAAAACCTGATTGGTCAAAAGCAGATGACTTTCTGGAGCTGTTCTGGGAACAAGCATTTGACTGTTCTTTCCCAGATCCCCTGGTACCTTACAAGGTCTCTGGAAGATGCACTGGGGAGGAGAGGCTGGAGAACCTCCCTGCGCATGCTTTTGAAATGCCCATGACCGGCCACAGCTACAGTATTTATAATGCAGCTTATGCTGCAGCACACGCTTTACATGCCCTTTGCTCATCTCGGGCCAACCACAGAGGAATGGTGGGTGCCAAAAGTGTTGAACTAAAGAATCTGCAACCTTGGCAG ATCCTGCCAATTTCTGTCTGTAGTGATTCCTGCCAACCTGGATATCGGAAGACAAAGGTGGAAGGGAAGAAGTTTTGCTGTTACGATTGTAATCGATGTCcaaaagggaagatttcaaatcaAACTA gccCTGATGACTGCTCTGAATGCCCAGAAGATCTATATCcaaacaaagaccaagatgaatgCATCCCAAAAGTCATAAGCTTCCTGTCCTTTGAAGAACCCTTAGGGAAAAGTTTAGCTTCCattgctgtttctttttccttgatcACAATCTTGGTGCTGCACACCTTTATTAAGCACAGGGAtacccccatagtcaaagccaacaatcgGGGCCTCActtacactctcctcatctctctcctgCTTTGCTTCCTCTCTTCTTTGTTGTTCCTCGGAAAGCCTGAGAAACTGACTTGCCTTCTTCAACAACCAGTTTTTGGTttgatcttctcagtggctgtttcatgtgtgttggccaaaaccatcactgtggttgtAGCTTTCATGGCCAACAAGCCAGGGTCTACcatgaggaagtgggtgggaaaaAGACTGGCCACCTCCATTGTCCTTTCTTGCTCCCTCATTCAAGTTGGCATTTGTGTTGTGTGGCTCAcaacctctcccccattcctGGATTTAGACATGCAATCAGTCCCTGAAGAAATCACTATGCAATGTCATGTAGGTTCTGCCATCATGTTTTATCTTGTCCTAGGCTACATGGCACTACTATCCATCATCAGCTTTTCCGTGGCTTTCTTAGCTAGGAATTTGCCAGACACCTTTAATGAATCCAAATTTATCACCTTTAGTATGCTgatgttctgcagtgtttggttGTCATTTTTTCcagcctacctgagcaccaagggcaaATACATGGTCgcagtggagatcttctctatcctAGCTTCTAGTGCTGGGTTGTTAGGCTGTATCTTCTCTCCAAAATGTTACATTCTTCTCTTCAAGCCTGAGCTGAACAACAGGGAACTGATAATGGGGAGAAAGAATTAG